A window of Oryctolagus cuniculus chromosome 2, mOryCun1.1, whole genome shotgun sequence genomic DNA:
CCTGGAAGTAGGACCACAGCGTTTTAATGAAGCAGAGCAAGATGGCGGCAATGCAGAACAGGTAGTGcctggagaagaggaagaagagcgTCTCCTTGGTGACGTAGATCATGTGGATGAAGATGAAACAGCACAGGAGCATGGCGAACTGGTTCTGCGGGAGCAGGAGGTCCTGGAGGCCTCCCGGGAACTGTGGGGGAAAGAAGACAGGGCTGGCGCCGGGCAGGGCTGGGTTCACTGCTGCGCCGTTCTTTCCTGCACGCGCCCTCGGGCAGGTTGTCGGCCGCACCTAAGGAAAAGGCAACAGCGCCCACTTCACATGATCCCGCGGAAGAGGAGGGAGATGGCAAAGGACAGAAAACtcctgggagtggggagcagggacctCGTGAGTGCTGTCCTCACTCCTCCGGCCGGGGGCGTGAGGCCAGCGCCTTTGGTTTTGCGTCCTTCCCTGCCTGTCTGAGGAACCCCTGTGGCCAGTCTCTCCCTGGCTCCAGGGTCccccaggctgggagccaggtccTGGGACTGCCCTCTGGAAAGCCTGCCCAGCCACTCCGCCTGGCTTGCTGGGCAGTTTTGGTGCCAATGGCCCAGTGGCTCTCGAGGGCTTAGTCCTTCGACCCAAGGTTGGGTTTCTCCCGGGGACAGGTGCCAAGAGATGGGGCCTACCTGGGTGCTCCAGATACAGGACGCAGGGGAAAGCAGCTTGAATTATCCGGCCAATTCTGCCTATGAGTTGTTCTTTTCCAGACTCTACATAATTGGAATCTGATAGTTCATTGAACGGTAAAAAGCACCAATGCCTATGTACGGGAAAAACTGGTACAACTATGTAAGTCATCAgccatagtttattttttaaaaatatttttaaaaattgtgccaTATTCTCTGACAGCAGCCAGAGGCAGGGACTGAAATGTTCTAAACACGCTGACTGGGTGCTTTCAATATGATGAAGTCTAcccaccacccacccccccaGGAAAAGGGTGGGGGTGCTTCCAAGCCCAAGGTCAAGCCAACTTTCTACCTTTTAGTAAGTGCACAGAAAGTGAAACCCTACTGTAAACCATTAGCAAAGGTCAAGGTCACATTGTTGAAACTGCCATGTAACATGCAAAGATGACAAAGTGAGACTGAGGGCAGGGGCAGCAAGTGACTTCAGCGACGTCATCTTCAAATATGCGGCCAGGCGTGCGGGAGACCCGAGGGATAAACCCCAGGCTGTCATGGGAATGGAGGGCTGGACCCAGCCACAGACTATGTGTGGCTCCAGACCCATGACCTCACCCTACCTTGTGCCGTCTGCCCATGTTTACTGTTGGAAGTGCTAATGGAGTATACTTAGAACTTTCAGACAATATGCACTGTGACACTTTGAGACTTTCAAAATGCAGTCAGTCTCTCTTTGGGGCCcaaggcagggagcagagaggacTACACCAGGAAGCCTCACAAGGCTCTTGGCAAATCCAGATCAGATGCCGTGCGTGGGGGCTCCACCTGCACGGCCCCAGCAACAGCTGCTCGGCACACTCCACCCTTAGCACCAAGTCAGCAGGCCTTCGGGCACCAACATATGCGTATCTTATCCCACTTCTCTGCAaagtttttgaagcactctcGTACGCCAAGTGTTTCCACACCATCCGGAAAGGAGAAAGATTTTCAAACTAACAAAGGGGGAGACACAGACCGAAGGCACAGTACTGTAACAGTCTGTTTTCAGAAGCTTCAGGCTCCAACTTGATGCCCCTATACCCCAGGACACTGAGAAAAAACCAGTTTGGAAATGGAACTTAACAGAATCAGAAAACATCAAGAAATGTGCCAGAATCTTATAGATAGTTGAATATTGTCTAAATTTGCAAAAAGGGGGTTCGGGGAGGTAGACTCTGAAAACCCCAGTTTAACAGACTTGACTTGGCTCAGGGAAATCATTTAGTATGTAATTAAGCAGGCATTTTGTGAGCAAGGGGGAAAATCATTAAGAAGCCAGCACGTGTTCATTGAGAACAAATGCAAAACGAGccccatttcctttttaaaaaaagatgacttgTCAGTTGGAGAGATGCGACAGGTAGTGTAATATCTTAACGTTAGGAAGCCATCAACGGTGTGTGTCACGACAGCTTTTTGGCCAAGGTGGAGAAATTGTGAACGGGGTAAAATGTAATTGGAAGGTGCTCCTGAATGGAGCCCTGGTAACCCCCTAGTGAGATCTCTGGCATCCGCGTGAGGTCGCATCCTCCTCGACTGTTACAGCAAGGCCTGGGGTAGAGATGGAAGGTAAGCCTCTCAGAAATGAGCGTCACTAGGACCATCGCTGGGAAGCACAGCTCGCTCATCACGGGGAGAAGTGGGCCGCGTGTGTGAGCACCTGCCCGAGGCTGCAGCTGGCATCTAAGGGGTACCCACCTAACAGGCTGCCGAGTGCTCAGCACGCAATCGCTCCCTTACACCCCACAGTGACCCACACCTTAGGGGTGTGCTTCCACAAGGGAGGGCCAGGGTTGTAGCCCAGAGCTGTGTGGCCTTGTTGGCAGCGATGAACAAGAACAGTTTTCATCGCATCACTGGCCTCGCCTCCAGGGGGCGCACTCGTCCCCATTAGGACAGGCTGAGGGCAATGGCTCTTCTTGCGGTGAAAAGACGGCTGTTGCACTTGACTGCCAGGCAGCGCGAGCCCACAGAGCCGCCCCAGCACTGCGGGGCGGGGAGGTAGCAGCGTCCTTGGTCGGCCTGCAGGGGTTCGCATGTCTGGGCTCCAAGCACCGAGTGTTTGGACAAACTGAGAGCCGTGAGGAGGTTTGGAAGTTTCTCTCTTTCCCGGAGagagctggtgggggtggggacccgCGAACTCCCAAGAGCCTGGGCCTCGGCTCCGTGCATCAGGACCGTCCTACGTACGACGGCCCCAGGACACCGCAGCCCCCGTCCTCGGAGACCAGGGGTCCGCAGGACCACCTACCGGGCGCGCGGCGGCCTGCTGCTGCAGCCGCTCCATCACCTGCTCGTGCTGCCGCTGCCGCTCGTTCTCGGCATGCAGGTACCGGAGCCGCGTGAGCTCGAACTCCATGCGCGCCTTCTCCAGCTCCGTCTCGGTCTTGTGCTCCACCCCCGGGGCCCGGGCCAGCTCCACGGGTTCAGGTCCGTCACCCGCCTGGCCCTTGGTGGTGAGGCCAGCCTGGGGCGGCCCTGGGCAGCCTCCGTCCTCGCAAATGGCTGTCTCCTCCAGGTGGTCGTAGGAGTCTGGCTTCAGGGGTtctgcctcctgggacagggcagggaggtgagggaggggctATGAGAACTCAGCACGGGGTCCCCCACCCCTAAACACTGGGGTGTCTGGAAGCACCCCTGCATAGATTGTTGGGGCCTGAGGGTTTATAACACACTGGAAACCGAGGGGGACAGAAGCCTGTGGCTGCTGCACGTGGGTGGGCTCTCTGCCTGCTGGTGATTTGCAGGCTCCCCTGGAGGTAACTTTGAGACTGGTTGAACAGCCAGGTCTCCTGGGGGCGCTGCAGAGGGAGGCTGAATACAgggtctgcagcagctgggagaaCCTAAACTCGCAGGATGCGGGGTGGGGTGGTCCCACAGCAGAGGCAGGAAAGGGCTGCCCACGAGGAGGTCCTGGGTGAGCCCCAACTGGTCTCGGGTGACTTCCCAGTGTCGCTAAGACCCCCCAGGGTGCCTGTtgtggggctggggtgcagggcccgtcCAGCGTGTGCCCCCAGGCTGGGCTGTCTCCCCTGAGAGAACAGGCCCCTTACCACGATGACCCTGGGCTTCCCCTCAGGGACGGGTTCTCCCTGCAGCGGCTTGGGCATCGCTGGGCAGCTCTCTCCTGCGCCCCGGCCTTCCATGTTCTCCCGGTCCTCGGTTGCCATCCACGAAGCCCCCGTGCCGCCAGCTGGGCCCAGGGGACATCTTTCGAGGCACTGACATCGGCCCCGGCGGGTTCTGCAGGCAGGCCACGTCACAATCCTCTGTCCTCATAATAACCCACATTCTACTGGTTGCTAGGGCCCGCAGAAAGGGGGTGGGACAGGCACAGGGGCTGTTACTgaggggccaggctgagcccttTCCACCCCTGAGGCCCGCTCTGGAAAAGAAGACACATACCTGGAATCCAGAGTCCCCTCCCCGGTCCTCTGTTAGAGTCTGGGGAGAAGACAGTGCTGGGAGCCCCCAAGTTCGCATGCTGAAGTCTTAACCCGTAGTAGCAGCTCAGACCGAGTGGTTTGGAGCTAGGGACTTTGTTTAAAATGAAGCCATGGGGTGagccttgtggcacagcttgGGACAGCCACGTCCCATGTTGGAgatccggtttgagtcctggctgttctgatccagctccctgctaatgcatctggggagtggcaaatgatggtccctgccactcgtcctgggagaccagggtggagttccaggctcctggcttcagcctggccctttggggagtaagcaAGTAGAGGGAAGACAATTTCatccccctgcccccctgccccccctcccactctgcctttcaagtaaacagtCTCTTTAAAACGAGGTCATTAGGCTGGGCCCTGATCCCTAGAGCAGGTGTGCTTTTAAGGAGAGCAGATTTGGACAAAAATGTGCCTGAGGGAAGACAGGATGACAGCTGTCTACAAACCGGGGAGAAAGGCCTTGCCTTAGGGTTCTCTAGGAAACAGCACCAACAGGAGACACAAACAATGAGATGAAGTGCAAGGAACTGGCTTATGCGTTTTAGGAGACTGCATTTCACAATCTAGCGTCTGCAAGCCGGAGCCCTGGGAGGAGCCAGCGTCTAAACTCCAGTGCAGAGACCCCAGAACCAGGCGAGCGGAAGGCTGAGTCCAGGCCCCTGGGTGGGAGAAGCTTGTGTGTCGGTTCACCCTTCCTCCGCCTCCATTCCGTTTAGGGCTTGTGTGGATTGGACGCCGTCCACCCACACTGGGGGATGGCCGGCTGCTTTGCACACCCCACTCATTCAAATGCTCATCTGTTCTAGAGACATCCTCaaagacacacccagaaataatgCTAGCCAGGTAGCTGGGCATCCCGTGACCCAGGCAAGTTGACATAAAGGTAACTACTGTTGGGGCCTCCAGAACTGAGTGATTGAGCCGATGTGGCTGGAGCCATCTGCCTGTAGCACTTTCTCAGTAGCCCTAGCCAGCTCGTGTTCTGGGACAGGGTAGAGTGTGCTGCAGAGTGGTTTGAAGGGGGAACAGCAGAGATGGGATGGCTGGCAtgtatttggccatcttctgttttggGAAAACCACAAAACATTTTTGGTAGCTTGGTGGGGGGGTTGCATTTGAATTCCAGCTTTGCTTCGctctcaccagctgtgtgaccaggGGAAAGTTCTTTTACGTTTGACTCCGTGCACTCTGGCAGCCGGGATGATGTAGACGTTGCCTCCCTTGGATGTGAAAGTGAGAGGGGGTGTTccgccctctctctgcctgcacaGGAAGCAAGCAAATGATAACCCTCATTATTGTAAGGGCGGGTTTGGCACTGGGGAGGGCCACAGGCCTTCACAATCTACCTGTTGTCCTTGCAAACCTTTACCTGCGCGGTGCCTCTGTCTCCtgacagccagtgctgagcaCATGAACTCTCTCACTGCTGCCTCGAGCGCTGGGAAGAGGATTACTGGAAAACATACAGGAGCCCCAGTTAAACCTGAAGTTTAGATAGACAAACTATCGCATACATGTTATAAAAATTGCACAAGACTTATCTCTACCAAACCTTATTTTGCTTTCCTGAAATTTAAATGTAAGTGACCATGCTATGTTTTTATTTGCCAAATCTGGAGAACTGAACTAGGAGAGACCCTCCCAAAGGAATAATTACGTATGATCAAATAATCGACAGCCACTTAAAAGCACCACGTGGGGcgggcgttgtggcgcagtgagttaagctgccacttgggactgtGTCATCCCGCATGgcagtgccagttccagacccggctgctccactcctgagccagcttcctgttaatgtgctgggagggcagtgatgctggggcaagtgcttggtcccctgcgcCCACGTCgcagacttggattgagttcttggctcttggcttcagtttgttCCTGCCCTGTCTGTcctaggcatttggagagtgaaccagtacccGGGtgatctccttccctctctctgtcaccctgcttttcaaacaaataaatcttcaaaaataagaaCACAGCACTGAAATGTTTAATGAGTGCCGAGGGTAGTTGCTATCAGCTGTATATCAGACAGCCATGAAATCTCAGTGTCACACAGTGATCAACGTTCGTTTAGCTCAGGCGCCTGCCGATTGGCTGATCCAGGCTGCGTTCAGCTGGGGGCGTGGCCAAAGCAGCCTCTTTGCCCAAGTGTGTCTCGTCCTCTTCTGGGAACAGGGCGCCAGCCTGCGAGTGCTCTGTCCACAACAGTGGAAGAAGCACAGGAAGCCCTGTCGCTTGAGTTTGGTGCTCAGACCCGTGGGGACGGCCCTGGGCTCCGGACAAGTGTAGGGCTGGGCTGCCAGGGCTGCTGCCTTCCACACGCACTTTGTCCTGGCTGCCTCTTGGCTGATTCTGGGCTTTCTGCTCCCGCTCCCTCTCGCCTCTCACCAGCATCCATCTTCACTTCTCTGTCTCAGTTTCAACAAATGCACAGTTTCTGCCTTCTCCCAATGGCAGCTCAACCGTAACTTCAGCTGGTCCATTGTGGCCCTGACTACACGGCCTCTCTCCCTGCATTCTGTGTCGCTGGTCCTGATGACTTGAGTTGCTGTGGTTTCCCAGCAGGCTTTTATGAGGGCAAAAATCAGAGGTACCCGGATGGATCATCTCCCCTAGGACACAGCTTTGCATTCCAGCCATGGGGCAACCGGGACGTTGGGAGGGAGCCTGGCCCCCTTGACTGTAGCTAGGAAGTGcgggaggatgaggagggaggtcctgtggcccagggcctggcagcctTGGGCTGTCCAGCTGCAGGTGCAGATGAGTCAGTTTCCCTTCCAAGGGCAGTAGGCGAAGCCGGCACCATGCTGGAGACTGATGGGCACATTCAGGGAGTTCAGTATGGGCTTGGCAAAGAACCAGCTGGGAGACCGTGTATGGGTACAGCCTGCACAAGCTCTCCTGTGCATGATCTCATTCGTGTCTCAGAATGCCCTTGGGAGGCAATTTAAAGCAGGTGCGGTGACTGCTGCCTGAGAAGTGAGGCGTGTGAGTCACGCAGAGCTGAGATTTATGTCTGTGCAAAGGGTGGTGGTTGAGCCAGAACTGGTTTCCCTTCTCGCTCCCTTgtacggtgtgtgtgtgttgttgtttGGTCTTTTGTTTATctaagagatggagagagagaactcccattctCTAATTTTCTCCCCtgaatgcctgtgacagctggggttgggccagggctgaagccaagagctaggaactcaatgcaggaacccagttacttgagtcatggcctgctgcctcccagagttggcatgagcaggaagctggagttaggagtgcagctgggtgttgaacccaggcactgcgatGGGAGAcaagtgcccacccctcccccctcgcttgtgtttattttatatagaCCTTAAGATGGTCTTTGGGGTTCCAACTCTGAGAGGGGAGATGGCATCATGAAAGGGAACAAGTCGGCGTGTAGTTAGGTGGTCACCCGGGGCTGGACGTCCTGCCGAAATGTCCTCCTGTCTTCCTGGTTGCCTCAGCTCCAGGCTGTTCGGGGAACTGAGCCACTTTGGTGTGCTGCAACGTTTAGAGGATTCTAATAATAATGGCTTCCATTTATTGGGCATTAGCTAGTTACCATGCCTTGGGAACTTTTCATAGGTTATAGTTCTCAGAGCAACCTGTGAGTTCAGAGAGGCTATGCTGCCTACCCCACAGTCACACAGCTAGGGAGAGATGAAGTTAGAACTTAAGCACTCAAGTCCCTGCATTCAATCCCTTCCTGCTCAAAACACTTGGGCatggtttgtgtttccctgagTGAACCCTGGCTGCTAAGAGGCTatttaaagagaaggagaggccggcgccgcagctcactaggctaatcctccgcctagcggcgccggcacaccgggttctagtcccggtcggggcgccggattctgtcccggttgcccctcttccaggccagccctctgctgtggccctgggagtgcagtggaggatggcccaggtgcttgggccctgcaccccatgggagaccaggaaaagcacctggctcctggctcctgccatcggatcagcgcggtgcgccggccgcagcgcgctggccgcggcagccattggagggtgaaccaacggcaaaggaagacctttctctctgtctctctctctcactgtcccctctgcctgtaaaaaaaaaaaaaaaaaaaaaaaaaaaaaaaaaaaaaaaaaaagagaaggagaggactCGAGATAACTCCTAGGATACGCGGGGGACGGcagactggggaggggggaggagccaGCTGCCGAGAGGCAGTGTGTTGGGCTGTGTGTGTTGCATCAGAGCCCAGTCGCGAGGCGGAAACCAGGCAGTAATTCCCCCAGGATTTAATGCTTAGTGGGCAGAGGGAACTTGAAAAA
This region includes:
- the TMEM247 gene encoding transmembrane protein 247 isoform X1, coding for MATEDRENMEGRGAGESCPAMPKPLQGEPVPEGKPRVIVEAEPLKPDSYDHLEETAICEDGGCPGPPQAGLTTKGQAGDGPEPVELARAPGVEHKTETELEKARMEFELTRLRYLHAENERQRQHEQVMERLQQQAAARPVRPTTCPRARAGKNGAAVNPALPGASPVFFPPQFPGGLQDLLLPQNQFAMLLCCFIFIHMIYVTKETLFFLFSRHYLFCIAAILLCFIKTLWSYFQVPLFSPSLGAPMPVVLGYNASWPQGSWFLHTVPPFHRSLFLGEALVPATDIQEGGNTLGPS
- the TMEM247 gene encoding transmembrane protein 247 isoform X3 → MATEDRENMEGRGAGESCPAMPKPLQGEPVPEGKPRVIVEAEPLKPDSYDHLEETAICEDGGCPGPPQAGLTTKGQAGDGPEPVELARAPGVEHKTETELEKARMEFELTRLRYLHAENERQRQHEQVMERLQQQAAARPFPGGLQDLLLPQNQFAMLLCCFIFIHMIYVTKETLFFLFSRHYLFCIAAILLCFIKTLWSYFQVPLFSPSLGAPMPVVLGYNASWPQGSWFLHTVPPFHRSLFLGEALVPATDIQEGGNTLGPS
- the TMEM247 gene encoding transmembrane protein 247 isoform X2 — translated: MATEDRENMEGRGAGESCPAMPKPLQGEPVPEGKPRVIVEAEPLKPDSYDHLEETAICEDGGCPGPPQAGLTTKGQAGDGPEPVELARAPGVEHKTETELEKARMEFELTRLRYLHAENERQRQHEQVRPTTCPRARAGKNGAAVNPALPGASPVFFPPQFPGGLQDLLLPQNQFAMLLCCFIFIHMIYVTKETLFFLFSRHYLFCIAAILLCFIKTLWSYFQVPLFSPSLGAPMPVVLGYNASWPQGSWFLHTVPPFHRSLFLGEALVPATDIQEGGNTLGPS
- the TMEM247 gene encoding transmembrane protein 247 isoform X4 codes for the protein MATEDRENMEGRGAGESCPAMPKPLQGEPVPEGKPRVIVEAEPLKPDSYDHLEETAICEDGGCPGPPQAGLTTKGQAGDGPEPVELARAPGVEHKTETELEKARMEFELTRLRYLHAENERQRQHEQFPGGLQDLLLPQNQFAMLLCCFIFIHMIYVTKETLFFLFSRHYLFCIAAILLCFIKTLWSYFQVPLFSPSLGAPMPVVLGYNASWPQGSWFLHTVPPFHRSLFLGEALVPATDIQEGGNTLGPS